One segment of Amycolatopsis alba DSM 44262 DNA contains the following:
- a CDS encoding TetR/AcrR family transcriptional regulator, which yields MPGDGRVARGDATRRIVLRRAVDIASVEGLDGLSLGRLATELELSKSGVFALFGSKEELQLATVETASAIFAENVVEPTLTVEPGIARLRALCANWLDYSERRVFPGGCFFFNVGAEFDARTGRVHDAVAKGSRAFAQFIRSTAVEARQLGQLGASVDVERLAFELHALGRAANADSVMFGGTEPYALARAAITERLDYSQTT from the coding sequence ATGCCGGGTGACGGCCGGGTGGCCCGCGGCGACGCGACGCGGCGGATCGTGCTCCGGCGCGCTGTCGACATCGCGTCCGTCGAAGGGCTCGACGGGTTGTCCCTCGGCAGGCTCGCCACCGAATTGGAACTGAGCAAATCCGGCGTGTTCGCGTTGTTCGGCTCGAAGGAGGAGTTGCAGCTCGCGACGGTCGAGACGGCGAGCGCGATCTTCGCGGAGAACGTCGTCGAGCCGACGCTGACGGTCGAGCCGGGGATCGCCCGGCTGCGCGCGCTGTGCGCGAACTGGCTGGACTACTCGGAACGCCGGGTGTTCCCCGGCGGCTGTTTCTTCTTCAACGTCGGCGCCGAATTCGACGCGCGGACCGGCCGGGTCCACGACGCCGTGGCGAAGGGGAGCCGGGCCTTCGCCCAGTTCATCCGCTCCACCGCCGTCGAAGCGCGGCAGCTGGGACAGCTGGGCGCGTCCGTCGACGTGGAGCGGCTGGCCTTCGAACTGCACGCCCTCGGCCGGGCCGCGAACGCCGATTCGGTGATGTTCGGCGGCACGGAGCCCTACGCACTGGCCCGCGCCGCCATCACCGAACGTCTCGACTACTCCCAGACGACCTGA
- a CDS encoding TIGR03086 family metal-binding protein — protein sequence MDFHALTTRAHQAAGKTIAGIGTDDWGRSTPCAEWAVRDVVKHLIDNNEHRAAQASGRPRKTRPTADADLVRSYEESSAEFLAAFDSQALEKTFDFGTFGPLPGKNALAVLFVDNLVHDWDLDAALGREHRWDDELATAALRVASRYPDVMPVRGPGGAFDHAVEAPPGAGSGARLIALLGRSIPPIPRR from the coding sequence ATGGACTTCCACGCGTTGACGACAAGGGCACATCAGGCGGCGGGCAAGACGATCGCCGGGATCGGCACGGACGACTGGGGCCGCTCGACCCCCTGCGCCGAGTGGGCCGTCCGTGACGTCGTGAAACACCTGATCGACAACAACGAGCACCGCGCCGCGCAGGCGTCCGGCCGTCCCAGGAAGACCCGGCCGACGGCGGACGCCGACCTCGTCAGGTCCTACGAGGAAAGTTCCGCCGAGTTCCTCGCGGCCTTCGACTCCCAGGCCCTGGAAAAGACCTTCGACTTCGGGACCTTCGGCCCGCTGCCGGGGAAGAACGCCCTGGCCGTGCTGTTCGTCGACAATCTCGTCCACGACTGGGACCTCGACGCCGCACTCGGCCGCGAACACCGCTGGGACGACGAACTCGCGACGGCCGCGTTGCGCGTGGCGAGCCGCTATCCCGACGTGATGCCGGTTCGCGGGCCCGGCGGCGCCTTCGACCACGCTGTCGAGGCACCGCCGGGCGCCGGGTCCGGTGCCCGGCTCATCGCGTTGCTGGGCCGTTCAATTCCGCCGATTCCTCGTCGCTGA
- a CDS encoding DUF779 domain-containing protein, with the protein MTERVGLTSAAADLLRRLVSLHGPVMFHQSGGCCDGSAPMCYPAGEFRTGVSDVRLGDLVVEGIEDVPVWMSGPQFEYWKHTHLTIDVVPGRGSGFSLEAPEGVRFLVRSRLFSDEESAELNGPATR; encoded by the coding sequence ATGACCGAGCGGGTCGGCTTGACATCGGCCGCCGCGGATCTGCTGCGGCGGCTGGTGTCGCTCCACGGACCGGTGATGTTCCACCAGTCCGGCGGATGCTGCGACGGAAGCGCGCCGATGTGCTACCCGGCGGGCGAATTCCGCACCGGGGTGTCCGACGTCCGCCTCGGCGACCTGGTCGTCGAGGGGATCGAGGACGTCCCGGTGTGGATGTCGGGGCCGCAGTTCGAGTACTGGAAGCACACGCATTTGACCATCGACGTCGTCCCCGGCCGCGGAAGCGGATTTTCCTTGGAGGCGCCGGAAGGAGTCCGCTTCCTGGTCCGTTCCCGGTTGTTCAGCGACGAGGAATCGGCGGAATTGAACGGCCCAGCAACGCGATGA
- a CDS encoding beta-N-acetylhexosaminidase: protein MSKRLSTTVLGVAVLSLVTFGLPATASAAQHAKAERTVTDVVPAPVDAKPDPRANFRLSPSTVIRSDRDGRQVAEYLAGLLRPATGYRLPVVSDHRGGGGPAISLETGHASDRVGTEGYQLKVSSSGVSLRANTDKGLFSGVQTLRQLFPSAIEATTVQKRSWVVSGGTVLDYPRFGYRSAMLDVARHFFTPAQVKLYIDQIAQYKINTLHLHLSDDQGWRIEIKSWPKLATFGGQTAVGGGPGGYYTQDQYTDIVRYAASRQITVVPEIDMPGHTNAAQASYAELNCDGKAVPLRTDIEVGYSSLCINKDITYTFVDDVLRELSAITPGKYLNIGGDEAHATTPEDYQTFAKKVQPLVAKYGKQITGWHDIAKTNPPVSAVPQFWGTTGSDANVAAAAARGNKILMSPANKAYMDMKYNAQTPLGLSWAGFIEVKTGYDWDPATYLQGVTENNVIGVEAPLWSETLVTSDNIEFMAFPRLPGYAEIGWSPKDSRTWDAYRLRLGKQSPRWVQQGIDFYRSTQVVWE, encoded by the coding sequence ATGAGTAAACGCCTGTCCACGACCGTGCTCGGCGTGGCGGTCCTGAGCCTCGTCACGTTCGGCCTGCCCGCGACGGCGAGCGCGGCACAGCACGCGAAGGCCGAACGGACCGTCACCGACGTCGTCCCCGCGCCTGTCGACGCGAAGCCCGATCCCCGCGCGAACTTCCGGCTCAGCCCCTCGACCGTCATCCGCTCCGACCGCGACGGCAGACAAGTCGCCGAATACCTGGCCGGACTCCTCCGGCCCGCCACCGGCTACCGGCTGCCCGTCGTCAGCGACCACCGCGGTGGCGGCGGCCCCGCCATCTCGCTCGAAACCGGCCACGCGAGCGACCGCGTCGGCACCGAGGGCTACCAGCTCAAGGTGTCGTCCTCCGGCGTGAGCTTGCGGGCGAACACCGACAAGGGCCTGTTCTCCGGCGTGCAGACGCTGCGTCAGCTGTTCCCGTCGGCGATCGAAGCGACCACCGTCCAGAAGCGCTCGTGGGTGGTCTCGGGCGGAACAGTGCTCGACTACCCGCGCTTCGGCTACCGCAGCGCGATGCTCGACGTCGCCCGGCACTTCTTCACGCCGGCGCAGGTCAAGCTCTACATCGACCAGATCGCGCAGTACAAGATCAACACCCTCCACCTGCACCTGAGCGACGACCAGGGCTGGCGGATCGAGATCAAGAGCTGGCCGAAGCTGGCGACCTTCGGCGGGCAGACCGCCGTCGGCGGCGGCCCCGGCGGGTACTACACCCAGGACCAGTACACGGACATCGTGCGCTACGCGGCTTCGCGGCAGATCACGGTCGTTCCCGAGATCGACATGCCAGGCCACACCAACGCAGCACAGGCCTCGTACGCCGAGCTGAACTGTGACGGCAAAGCGGTACCGCTGCGCACGGACATCGAGGTCGGCTACAGCTCGCTGTGCATCAACAAGGACATCACTTACACCTTCGTCGACGACGTCCTGCGCGAACTGTCGGCGATCACCCCCGGCAAGTACCTCAACATCGGGGGCGACGAGGCGCACGCGACCACTCCGGAGGACTACCAGACCTTCGCCAAGAAGGTGCAGCCGCTCGTCGCGAAGTACGGCAAGCAGATCACCGGCTGGCATGACATCGCCAAGACGAATCCGCCGGTTTCGGCCGTCCCGCAGTTCTGGGGCACGACCGGTTCGGACGCGAACGTCGCCGCGGCCGCGGCACGGGGCAACAAGATCCTGATGTCGCCCGCGAACAAGGCCTACATGGACATGAAGTACAACGCGCAGACACCGCTCGGGCTGAGCTGGGCCGGGTTCATCGAGGTCAAGACCGGTTACGACTGGGATCCGGCCACGTACCTGCAGGGCGTGACGGAGAACAACGTCATCGGCGTCGAGGCGCCACTGTGGTCGGAAACGCTCGTGACCAGTGACAACATCGAGTTCATGGCGTTCCCGAGGTTGCCGGGTTACGCCGAGATCGGCTGGTCGCCGAAGGATTCCCGAACCTGGGACGCCTACCGGCTCCGGCTGGGCAAGCAGAGCCCGCGCTGGGTTCAGCAGGGCATCGACTTCTACCGGTCCACTCAGGTCGTCTGGGAGTAG
- a CDS encoding MOSC domain-containing protein: MSAIEVNEVFVGRPSLLGTKRDVPVYSAISKSRVEAHFLELGEINLAGDDQADRTVHGGVDKAVYVYPAPHYAAWSELGFEAAAGDFGENLSVEGADEFEVRIGDVWSWGDALVQVSQPRMPCFKLAMKTGRKDVVPAMIDSGRSGWYLRVLRTGEVPTSGRMALEERDPANPTIAEVYVASFTNVAQLDDDRRATYWALVDRVLATPSLSQQYRGGLESAKRRREERNAG; the protein is encoded by the coding sequence ATGAGTGCGATCGAGGTGAACGAGGTCTTCGTCGGGCGGCCGTCCTTGCTGGGGACGAAACGCGACGTCCCGGTGTACAGCGCGATCTCGAAGTCGCGGGTGGAGGCGCACTTCCTGGAACTCGGTGAGATCAATCTGGCCGGGGACGACCAGGCGGACCGTACCGTCCACGGCGGTGTCGACAAAGCGGTCTACGTCTATCCGGCGCCGCACTACGCGGCCTGGTCGGAGCTGGGTTTCGAGGCCGCCGCGGGCGACTTCGGGGAGAACCTGTCGGTCGAGGGCGCGGACGAGTTCGAGGTCCGCATCGGCGACGTCTGGTCCTGGGGAGACGCGCTGGTCCAGGTCTCGCAGCCGCGGATGCCGTGTTTCAAGCTCGCGATGAAGACCGGCCGCAAGGACGTCGTCCCGGCGATGATCGATTCCGGCCGCAGCGGCTGGTACCTGCGAGTGCTCCGGACCGGCGAGGTCCCGACTTCGGGGCGCATGGCGCTCGAAGAACGCGATCCGGCGAATCCGACCATCGCCGAGGTGTACGTCGCGTCGTTCACCAACGTCGCCCAGCTGGACGACGATCGCCGCGCCACGTACTGGGCGCTGGTGGACCGGGTGCTCGCGACGCCGTCACTTTCGCAGCAGTACCGTGGCGGCCTGGAATCGGCGAAACGGCGGCGAGAGGAACGGAATGCCGGGTGA